A DNA window from Cutaneotrichosporon cavernicola HIS019 DNA, chromosome: 2 contains the following coding sequences:
- the stp1 gene encoding uncharacterized protein (Low molecular weight phosphatase family), translating into MAPQKFTVLTVCLGICRSPMAEAVLIAEAAKRPGINVTIDSAGTGAYHAGDGADDRTIAVCKKHGVPVDCIARKVESNDFAKFDYILAMDESNLQTLQTRKPRGSRAHITLFGNFEPDLALASPGARLRPGIIEDPYYGGRDGFEIAYDQCVRYARGFLDFLEAGGGEPPKL; encoded by the exons ATGGCTCCACAGAAGTTCACAGTGCTCACCGTGTGCCTCGG TATTTG ccgcTCCCCcatggccgaggcggtgctcatcgccgaggcggccaagcgccCCGGAATCAATGTGACGATTGACAGTGCTGGGACGGGTGCCTACCATGCCGGCGACGGGGCGGATGACCG CACCATCGCAGTGTGCAAGAAGCACGGCGTACCTGTTGACTGCATTGCCCGGAAGGTGGAGTCCAACGACTTCGCCAAGTTTGACTACATTCTCGCCATGGACGAAAGCAA CCTCCAGACCCTCCAAACCCGCAAGCCCCGTGGTTCGCGCGCCCACATCACACTCTTCGGCAACTTTGAGCCCGACTTGGCACTCGCGTCTCCCGGCGCTCGCCTCCGCCCCGGCATCATCGAGGACCCTTACTatggcggccgcgacggGTTCGAGATTGCATATGACCAGTGCGTACGGTACGCGCGTGGATTCCTCGACTTCCTCGAGGCTGGTGGCGGGGAGCCGCCCAAGCTCTAA
- a CDS encoding uncharacterized protein (Metallo-beta-lactamase superfamily) — protein sequence MAVQQATMNGPGKLAELPNTAKLTPNVTRVLGQNPSLMTLQGTNTYILGDADGQILIDTTSEETAGPWVDLVVSALSGPLDHIVLTHRHPDHVGGLVPLLSALKARGNPAPTVWKMPNPDEGEIAVDRPEWSDGHLLKTLSGAYLKPASGPIAPLAALRDGDKVSVPGMTITVVHTPGHTADSISFLTDAGEVFTGDTVLGQGTTIFTDFAAYMGSLRRLLDIKPAVIYPAHGPHTPDGETARKHLQAYIQHRQEREDKIVAAMQAISADPGSLGVKLDAIREHAKASPDAAVGPGGAGGAGAEMAKRAVEAARNSSPIASSFPAGDVAGSRSATLALLCRLVYATGHEGLIRAASFPMGGHLQKLESEGRVKRSRAVMPTVVDWKVTESSEQDVYEWVGESSAL from the exons ATGGCCGTCCAGCAGGCGACGATGAACGGGCCGGGCAAGCTGGCCGAGCTTCCGAACACGGCGAAA CTCACGCCCAACGTCACTCGCGTCCTGGGTCAGAACCCCTCTCTCATGACACTGCAGGGCACGAACACGTACATCCTCGGCGATGCGGACGGGCAGATCCTGATCGACACGACGTCGGAGGAAACAGCCGGACCTTGGGTTGACCTGGTAGTCTCAGCCCTCTCGGGACCACTGGACCACATTGTCCTGACTCACCGGCATCCGGACcacgtcggcggcctcgtGCCCCTCCTTtcggcgctcaaggcgcgTGGTAACCCCGCTCCGACAGTATGGAAGATGCCGAACCctgacgagggcgagatcGCTGTCGACCGCCCCGAATGGTCTGACGGGCACCTCCTCAAGACCCTCAGCGGGGCGTATCTCAAGCCGGCATCCGGCCCAATCGCGCCTCTCGCGGCTCTGCGTGATGGCGATAAGGTCTCGGTCCCAGGAATGACCATCACCGTCGTCCATACTCCCGGCCATACGGCCGACTCGATCTCGTtcctcaccgacgccggcgaggtTTTCACGGGCGACACGGTTCTCGGACAGGGCACGACCATCTTCACCGACTTTGCGGCCTACATGGGCTCGCTGCGTCGCCTGCTCGACATCAAGCCTGCCGTCATTTACCCTGCTCACGGGCCGCACACGCCCGACGGGGAGACGGCACGCAAACACCTCCAGGCATATATCCAGCACCGGCAGGAGCGGGAAGACAAGATCGTCGCGGCCATGCAGGCTATCTCTGCTGACCCGGGTTCGTTGGGAGTGAAGCTCGACGCGATCCGCGAACATGCCAAGGCGAGCCCTGACGCGGCCGTCGGACCTGGTGGCGCGggtggcgccggcgccgagaTGGCTAAGAGGGCGGTTGAGGCCGCGCGTAACTCGTCCCCCATTGCGAGCTCGTTCCCGGCCGGAGATGTGGCGGGGAGCCGTAGCGCCACACTTGCCCTCCTCTGCCGTCTCGTCTATGCGACTGGCCACGAGGGCCTCAtccgcgccgcgagctTCCCCATGGGTGGACACCTGCAGAagctcgagagcgaggggCGGGTCAAGCGCTCGCGGGCCGTCATGCCCACGGTCGTCGACTGGAAGGTGACCGAGAGCAGTGAGCAGGACGTGTACGAGTGGGTGGGCGAGTCGTCCGCCTTGTAG
- the CAP2 gene encoding uncharacterized protein (F-actin capping protein beta subunit), with protein sequence MADDNTLGSLLDLLRRLPPTRVEANVEALADLSPEFADDLYANTDQPLRVLHDDEAGRAFLGCDYNRDGDSFRSPWTDKYLPPAPGAPQPSPRLRQLEVLLNGAFDTYREMYYEGGTSSVYLWDLGEDMGTKDLEFAGVVLMKKDLPAETGLTGTWDSLHVFECTERGRTAKYKLTSTVMLVLEAPTSATLTDKAGAKVGGATAKGNVTLSGSMTRQAEVDYPLTGPTSHVNNVGRMVEDMEIKMRNLLSAVYFGKTQDVVGELRSQIGLEARSREDQLRAELAGAIGARR encoded by the exons ATGGCCGACGACA ACACTCTAGGGTCTCTTCTTGACCTCCTGCGTCGGCTTCCGCCGACGCGCGTCGAGGCTaacgtcgaggcgctggccgaCCTCTCTCCCGAGTTCGCTGACGATCTCTACGCGAACACGGACCAGCCTTTGCGCGTCCTTCACGACGATGAGGCGGGCCGTGCCTTCTTGGGATGCGACTACAACCGCGACGGTGACAGCTTCCGTTCCCCCTGGACTGACAAGTACCTGCCGCCCGCGCCTGGTGCGCCGCAGCCCTCGCCGCGACTGAGGCAGCTCGAGGTGCTGCTCAATGGCGCGTTCGACACCTACCGCGAGATGTACTATGAAGGCGGGACCAGCAGTGTGTACCTCTGGGATCTGGGGGAGGACATGGGGACCAAGGACCTCGAGTTTGCCGGCGTCGTCTTGATGAAGAAGG ACCTTCCCGCTGAGACTGGGCTCACGGGAACCTGGGATTCGCTGCATGTCTTCGAGTGCACTGAGCGCGGGCGAACGGCAAAGTACAAGCTCACGAGCACGGTcatgctcgtcctcgaggcgccgacgtcggctACTCTCACCGACAAGGCAGGGGCCAAGGTTGGAGGCGCAACGGCCAAGGGCAACGTCACGCTGAGCGGGAGCATGACGCgccaggccgaggttgactACCCGCTCACGGGGCCGACGTCGCACGTCAACAACGTTGGGCGGATGGTGGAGGACATGGA GATCAAGATGCGAAACCTCCTGTCCGCAGTGTACTTTGGTAAGACGCAGGACGTTGTCGGCGAGTTGCGCTCGCAGATCGGACTCGAGGCGCGCTCCCGCGAAGACcagctgcgcgccgagcttgctGGCGCGATTGGGGCGCGCCGCTAG